From the genome of Cytophagales bacterium WSM2-2:
TCGACAACGACCGTGACAAACTGCTTCCAATTCTGAATCACGAGAAACTTCCACAGCTTGAACTCGATGCATCGAAGCCCCTCAATGTGAGGTTTGATGCTAAAGAAATGAAAAAGACTTTTGCTGACTTCAGCGAGGAGTAAGAATAGTTAAATAGACTTCCACCACTGCTTATTTGGATAAGATAAGTTGAGAACGACCGGCTCCCCGATCAATGGAGTAGTCACAGGTTGATTTTGTTCTACTGCGGCTTTCGTTGCACGCGTGATGGGTTCGTCCCAGGGGTGCATTGCCAGTTCGAATTTTCCCCAATGTACTGGCATCAGGATTTTAGCACCGAGGTCTTTTGCCGCCATCACCGTTTCCTCTGGGGCCATGTGAATGTGGGGCCAGTTCACCCCGTATTGTCCGCACTCAAGAAGAGCGATGTCGAACGGGCCAAATTGCTTACCTATTTCTTTAAAATGATTTTCGTATCCTGAGTCTCCACCAAGAAATAATTTGGAGCCATTCAATTTCAAAATGAAAGCACTCCAAATGGTTTTGCCACGGGTGAATCCACGCCCTGAAAAATGTCGAGCCGGGGTTGCCGTAAATTCAATTCCTTCGGAGATTGAAATTTTCTCCCACCAGTCAAGTTCAGTTATTTTTTCAGGCGGGACACCCCACGCTTCGAGGTGAGATCCTACGCCTAACGAGGTCACAAAATATTTCGCGCGTGAAGAGAAATATTTTACTGATTCATAGTGAAGGTGATCATAGTGGTCGTGCGTTAATAAAACCAGGTCGATTGGTGGCATGTCATGAACGGAATAAACATCTGATCCCGGAAACGGTTTTGCGAAAAAAGAAACTGGCGAAGCCTGTCCTTTCAGAACAGGGTCAACGAGAATATTGAAACCTTTGGACTTGATCAGGTAAGAAGAATGACCAAACCAAACAATTGTTGGATTTTCAACGACAAGATTTTTTAAATCTGTTTTTACGGATGGCAGCGGCCTGGCCGGCTTAAGCGTGGACGGTTTGAAGAAAAAGGAAAAGAATAATTTTGTGTAGGATGTATCCTTGAGCATCATCTCTGTCGGAGTAAGATTCCGGAAAGCATTGTCCTTATAGTTGGGTGATTTCAGGATTCGCTCCAATCTCTTTCCTGAAGGATTATCTCCAAATTTTTTCTGAACAAAGATCAGCCAGTAAGCAGCAATCAGTACGAGAACGGATAAGAGCCAAATCATCTTTGAGGTTTAAAGTTGAAGTCGGATGGAAGTGAGATTTATTGTAAAACTAAAGTGAATGGAACCAAAAGCCTCGTTTGCATAGTTTTAATTAACATCCGATCTTTAACTTTTACACTTTCAATCGATTACGAATATGCAATACAACGTTACAGTTATTGGCTCCGGCCCCGGTGGATATGTAGCAGCGATCCGCTGTGCTCAATTAGGTTTTAAAACTGCCATCATTGAAAAGTATGATACACTGGGAGGAACTTGCCTCAACGTAGGTTGCATACCGTCAAAAGCGATGCTCGATTCGACTGAACATTTTCACAATGCCGCGCATACGTTCAAAGAACATGGAATTGATATTCCGGCTCCTAAAGTCAATCTGACCCAGATGGTTGCACGCAAAGCAGATGTTGTCAAACAAAATGTGGACGGCATCGCTTTCCTGATGAAGAAAAATAAAATTGATGTTCATACCGGTGTCGGTTCATTTGTTGACAAAAACACCATTAAAATTACTGACAAGGGAGGTAAGGAGACTACGATCACAACAGACAATGTAATCATTGCGACAGGTTCGAAACCGACATCACTGCCATTTGCTCCGATCGATAAGAAAAGAATCATCTCTAGCACCGAAGCATTGGAATTAAAGGAGGTGCCGAAGCACCTGATTATCGTTGGAGGAGGAGTTATTGGAATGGAGCTGGGTTCCGTTTATGCACGCATAGGTTCTAAAGTTTCCGTTGTGGAGTATCTGGATAGCCTGATTCCAACTATGGATGGAACCATGGGAAAAGAACTTCTGAAAACTGCCAAGAAATTGGGAATGGAATTTTATCTCGGACACAAGGTGACATCTCTCGAAAATAAGGGCAAAGAAGTCGTGTTGAAAGCGGAGGCTAAAAATGGCGGAGCTGCTCTCGAACTCAAAGGTGATTACTGTTTGGTGAGCGTGGGTCGCAGACCGTATACGGATGGATTGGGCCTGGATAAAGTAGGAATTGAAACAGTGAAAGGTCAAATCCCAGTTGACGACCACCTTAAAACCAAAGTCGATAATATTTATGCAATAGGTGATGTAATCCGTGGCGCAATGCTCGCACACAAAGCGGAGGAGGAAGGAGTTTATGTTGCTGAGCGTTTGGCCGGTCAAAAGCCGCATGTCAATTATTTACTAATTCCGGGAGTAGTCTATACATGGCCTGAAGTAGCAAGTGTTGGTTATACTGAAGAGCAATTGAAAGAACAGGGCCGTGCCTACAAGACCGGCAATTTCCCATACAAGGCGCTGGGGCGTGCACGTGCTTCGATGGATACAGATGGTCTCGTGAAAATACTCGCTGATAAAAATACTGATGAAATTTTAGGTGTCCACATCATAGGTGCCAGGGCTGCCGATATGATTGCTGCCGGAGTGGTGGCCATGGAGTATCGTGCTTCGGCCGAAGATGTTTCACGAATGAGCCATGCTCACCCGACTTATATGGAAGCGGTTAAAGAGGCTTGTCTCGCGGCTACGGCTGGAAGGCCAATTCATATTTAGCCACAGATAAAACTCGTGTGATCGCAGTCAAGCGATTAATTTTTAGTTGACCTATCTGCGCCAACCTGCGCCATCTGTGGCAAATTAATCAGTGACCGAACCAAGATCATCCCTACAACGGGAATCAAAAACACATTCAACATTTGCGGTAAGAGATACCATACACCTAAGAGCAGCGCACACAAAACGGTGGTGAATAAAAAATAGTGACTCATCCATTTCGGCTTCTGCTTGCGTAAAAGAAAGATTGCGAACACAGCATGCGTTGGCAAAGCCCATAACAAATTAAAATTCTTTGCAGCTGCCTGATGATCGGTCATTGTCCAGAGAAAGAGTAAAAGAATTCCGAGGATACCGATGATCAGGAACAAGGTTACGTCAAGCCATTTCGTAAGTTTTTTGCGTTGCCAGTCACGCCAGGTGACGAAGGCCACTCCGGCAAATACAATCCCGAAGACAATCCATGGATGAAACCAGTGAAAGGGCGCTTTCGATTCTTCCGATTGAAAAACAATGATCTTGTCTCTGACCAACGGTTTGCCAGTTGAAGTGTTTGTCATGTGATCAAACGAACTTTCTACGTAGTCAGGCAGAAACATGTATTCACGAGGCCCTGCTTTTTTGTCCATAGGTAGCCCCAGGCAAATATCGATTCCCAAATCACCCCAGGGTTGCTGCCCAAGATAAATGTCGGTCAGCTGGCGGATGGTGTAATTTGTTTTGATAAAAGTTGAGTCAAAACTCATTTCTCCCTTAAGCACGTGTTCGAAGACATCGCGGACTTTCGTGGCGCAGTTGTTATAAAAATAGTCGTAGCGATAGGTTTGATTTTCAGGCCGCATATTCCAAAAAAGAAAATTGGCAATCTTTTGTTTCTGGATTTGAGTCAACTCCAGGACCTGTTCATGTACAAACCGGTTGCGCTTGATGTAGTGATCTCTGAAAAGATCGTAGGGATAAATGTCCACCATGTAGTACAAGTATCCTCTGGCGAAATTGAGATAGAAGTGAGGTTGATCAAAATTGAAAACGCCATAGTTGAAAATAATATCAGTGCCATTCAAGGAATCGTAGAGGCGAATAGCAGAGTGCCCGAAGGCGGTGTAGAGTTCTTCCTGACCTGCACCAAATGTGATGATGGAGATCGAAGCTTTTTCGCTAAGCACGGTGGGTTGGCCGAAACTTGCGAAGCTTGAAAGCGAAATCAGGAATAGAACCAGAACTTTTCTCATAAGACACAAACGATTTACAGAATAAGAGAGCAACTAATTCAGCCCCAAGATAAACACAAATCATTCGTAAGCCGTAATTTTGGTTTGATGATTCGGGAAATTGCAGACGGATTGAATTTTGTGGGTAAGCAGTCGCCAGTGCGATTGGTTAACATGGCATCCGTTTTTTCCAGTTTCCAGATTTCCAAAGCAACGCGGAAGGTGAAACACCGGGGGATGCCCGTGAGTATTTCAATTGAGCCCACGACCTCGTGCAATTTGAGATGTCCGGAATGTCCAAGTGGCCTTCGTGCATTCACCCGGCCTACGGGAATGATGAAGCAGGAACTGTTTGAATCGATTGTCAATCAAATACCCGAGCTCTCCTATCTCATATTTTATTTCCAGGGCGAGCCCTATTTACACACGGGGCTTTTGGAAATGATAAGGTATGCTTCACAGAAAAAAATCTACACAGCTACATCTACCAATGCACATTTTCTCACAGATGACATTGCTCGAAGAACAGTGGAGTCCGGGTTGGACCGATTGATCATTTCCATCGATGGGACAACACAAGAGACCTATCAATCGTACCGTGTCGGTGGAAAAGTTGATAAAGTAATCGAAGGAACAAAAAATATTTTGCGTTGGAAGAAAGAACTCAAATCAAAAACGCCCCACGTCATCTTTCAGTTTTTGGTTGTGAAACCGAACGAGCACCAAATCGAGGATGTAAAAGAACTTGCACGCAAACTTGGGGTGGATGAAGTGAAGTTCAAGACTGCACAGATTTATGATCATGAAGCCGGATCTGATTTAATTCCTACAATAGAAAAATATTCGCGCTACAAAAAACAACCGAACGGGTCGTATTCTATAAAAAACGGGTGGCTAAATGAATGTTGGAAAATGTGGCACAGTTGTGTCGTCACCTGGGACGGAAAAGTAGTGCCATGCTGTTTTGACAAGGATGCTCATTTTGTTTTGGGCGACCTGAGTAAAAATTCTTTTCGGGAAATCTGGACGGGAGCTAAGTACAATGATTTTCGGGCAACACTTTTTAACTCACGTTCAGAAATCGAGATTTGCCGCAATTGCACCGAAGGGTCTAAAGTTTTTGCCTAAATTAGGGAGTTTACCTGGCTAACGTCATTCGTATAAACCCTTATATTTACCCTCTTAAAATTGGTTTGATGCGTAGATTTCTTGCTGCGTTTGGTTTGGTTGGTTTCATTTATTCTGCGGAAGCACAGATTGTGGTCAGCCCATCCACTGCATTTGCCGTTGGAAGCTCTACTAATGTGGTTATTGCCACTACAGACAAGATTGATATCAACTCTCCAATTGATTTCAGCCCTGGTCATGTTGATTTTCATTTGTTTGGAGCAGGGACCTTGAAATCTACAAGCCCGATTACTATCAATAATTTAACAATCAATGCTGTAGGTAATTATGCTGTACTGGGCCAATGGACTGTTACTGATGATATTAACCTCGTTAAGGGTAAGTTGATTGTTCCTACCCGTTTGGCGTCCACGGATCAATTGCTTTATACGGGTGCTAATCTTGGAAGAAACGGGATGCCAGGCAGTGATTTATCTTACATACAGGGGCCGTTTGCACAGAAAGATTCCAAATCATATAAAACATTGACTTATCCTATCGGCAATGCCGATGGTTTTTTTCCTGTACAATTGCTTGGTGTAAATGAAAGTAACACCGTTTTGGAAATGGAATGTGTAAAAGATCCATCTCCTCAGATTCCGACTACAGGATTAAGTGCCGACATCGATGCGGTGTTTAACAGCCGCTACTGGACGCTTGCGGTGTCGAACGGCCCATATACAGGAGCATATATTTCTCTTAGCCTGACGGGAGTCTCCAGTTTCCTGAGTGACGAAGCTCCGGTCATACTTGAAAAAGATGCAGGTGGTACAGTAAAAGATTTGAGCAATGCAGCGCAAACTTCAGATTTTGCCACGAGCAAAGACAAGACAGGTGCTACAGGTGGAACTTATGCTGTGGCCTCATCAAAAAAAGTGGAGATCATTATCCATAGGATCATCACTCCAAACGGAGATGACGTAAACGAGACATTGTTCATCCAGGGAATCGACTTTTACAAGGAGAACAAAGTGACATTTATGGATCGTTATGGAGCGACATATTTTGAAAAATCTCAGTTTGCTAACTACACTTCAAAGTCTCCTCAGCAACTTGATTTTGATTATTCCAAACTAAATAATGGCAATTACATTTGCACGGTTGAATACACGGATACTAACGGTAATGTAAGAAAGTCGAAGTCACAAATGATTACCGTGATAAAATGATATTTGAATGAAGAGACTTTTACCTGGACTGATTTTACTCTTTATTCTTGGCAACCTGAAAGCCCAGGATATTCCTCTGTTCAGTCAAAAGCTCACGAATTCATTTATCTACAACCCTGCCATGGCGGGTCATACTTTTGGATCAGCCACGTTCTCTTACCGAAACAATTACAGTGGAGTAGAGGATGGGCCTAAAAATTATTTACTCAGTTTGCACACTCCTTTCGCGAATGCCAGGTTCGGAGTTGGATTTAATGTCTTTCAGGAGAACGTCAACATCCTGAAAAATACATACTACTCGGGTGCTTTTGCATACCATTTACATTTCAATAAGTACACCTCCATTTCAATGGGTGTTTCAGGAGAGTACAATCAATTTTCTCAACCGACTTATAATCCAGTGACGGAAGTTTATATCGGAAGTGATCCCCTGATAATCAATTACAACAGGAATAAACCAGATTTTTCAACAGGCTTTATGTATCAAAACCGGTTTGTGAAGGTTGGTTTTGCCGTCAATCGCCTCTCGTCTACATGGCTGGAAAGCAAGGAAAATAAGACGCTTAACAATTTTTTCTCCGGATCAGTGAATGGCATGATACCGCTGCGTGGCGGAGATGACATTCTTGAACCGTACGTGGCATTTCAGAAATTTTCCGGATCGAATAATACGATTAATGCAGGGTTGTACTACACCTATAATAATTTGATTTTGGTTGGTGCAGCTGCTCGAAGTGTGACGGCTACAAATATGTCAGGAACAGCAACTGCGCCTGCAACCAATCTTGTCAACTTTACTTTGGGCTACCACCTTTCGAAATACCTGATGATCGGGTACTCACGCGAAAACATCCTGGGTTCAGTTGCCGGTTTTGTAGGAGCTTCCAATGAATTCACGCTTCGCTTCGACTTTAATGACGAGACCTACAAAGAGAAATTCAAAGCGGATTATAAGAATGCTCTGTCTTATCGCAGAAAATCTCTGAACTCAGCAGGCCCCAAGAAAAATGCGGGTGGACGTTCACCCAAGCAGTTGAAAAAAGCGCAGAAACGTGTCGCAGCTTTCTCGCCCAATAGCCGTTATCAGAATACCAAGAAACTTTCCGGTGGCAAGAAGACCTCGATGAAGAAACCATCCAAACCGAAGTCTTCGTTCAAGAAGAAGTATAAAAAGAAAAAGAGGAGATAATTTCCCCTCTTCTATTAGCCTTAAGTCAGACTTGGATTATTTTCCTTTCACCGAAATCGGGAAGTCATTTCCATGAATATAGCCGGTAGGATATTGCGCCTGGCCTCCGTATTGTTTGGTTAATTCGGGCACCCGGTCTTCCATGTAGAACTTGATTTCATTTACGGTGATCTTGCCGTCACCGTTGTCAGCTTTGCCATCCAATGCTTCGAGCAACGCGTAAGTAAATACGCCATGCTTGAGTATGTCAAACTCGGTTGCAAATTGTTTTGTACCCGATGAAGCAATCCATACAACGCCTGAACTGCGTGCCAGCTGTACGATCGCTTTCTCATCACCGGCAACAGCCCGGACATTCATTCCCTTCAAGGCACCACCAGAGTGACAGGCATCCATCAGCACAATTTGCTTGGTCGAACGAATCTGAGTCAAATATTCGCGAAGCTCATTCCCGCTTATGCCTTTTTTCTGGAGTTGATCAGGATCACCGTAAAGTTTAGTGATATCCGTTGGCACAAAATAGAACGGACTGTCTCCGTCTTTGTCTTTATGATCTTCGTCAAGACTGCCGTGGCCCGCATAGAAAAATACGAACACATCCTCCGGCTTGGCTTTGGAAATAATTGTCTTGAATCCCTGTACGATGTTCTCCTTAGTTGCGTCTTCATCATAGATTTCAACCTTATTGACAGTCTTAAAAATGCGCCCGCTAGTCTCCACGATTTTATTGACGAAAGCCTTGGCATCAGGTTGAGCGTAATTCAGACTATAAGACGAATTCATATACTTGTTGATGCCCACCACAAGCAAATTCAACGAAGCTGTAGCCATGATCTGACCAACGTAATCCACCTTCAGGATTTCTGATCGCGACTCAATTCGCTGATAGTTGATCACTACGATCTTGAATTCGTTGGTTTCATTCAGCAAATCAATCTGGTAAGTCTTGGTTATTTTTTGATCTTCTCCTGCTGTCTTTACGGTATTATCACTGATGATGAGTTTATCGTTTTGATAAATATTCACCTCTTTCACACCACCGCCACCGTCAAACACTTCCACTTCAATCGGCAATGATTTCTTCTCAGTCACCAGCTTCCCTTCGGAGTAGCGAGCCATTGACTTGTCCAGAAGATTTTCGGTGGTAAAAAATCCCGCAGAGGGCCGGTGCAGTTTTGAAAGGTCGAATATCCGTTCACCTTCTTCTTTCAAAATATCTTCCACCCGTTTGGCTTGCGCGAAACTCTTTTCCATCTGCTTGGGGCGATAGAGAATTTCGAAATATTGTTCTGCAGCATAAAAATCCGCCAGCTTATCGATTCCTCGATTTAAATGCCAACCAAAATACTGGCTTCCCTGAGAAGTACAGGCAAAATATCCTCTTCTTGCCCAACAAACCCACTCATTGTCTTCCGCCACAAACAAAGTAGCAAAAGGCAAAACTGTTTCCCCGAGGTTCTTAAACACTTCTTCGATGCCTTTATAAGTCTTATCACCATTTTGTTTCAGATGATCGATGACAGACCTCCAGGCCTGGCGGGAGGGTTCGCGTGTGAGCGAATCAACATCCAGGGATGAAAAGTAGTTGGCCCATTTTTCATCAGGAAATTTCTGGCGCAGCGTAGGCGCAGCGCCCGTCTCAGACAACTTCCACAGGATAATCGTTTGATCTTCGCTTCCGGAAGCAAGATACCGACCATCAGCGCTTACAGTTACAGAGCGTACGCCACTGGTATGCCCCAGAAATTCTTTTTGGAAGAAGCCATTGCGGTCATACATTTTTAGAGACAGGTCGCTGGCAACAATAACGAAACCATCTGCTGTTGCCTGATAATCCAAAATCCGACCGTCTACGGCAGGGTCATTCTTAATCGACTTTCCTTTGGGGAGATTTAATTCTGTTTCAGAAGACTGGCGAATCCCATCGTTCAAATCTTTTACAGGTGGAACATATTTCTGAGGATTGGAATTCAATTTCAGTAACAGGAAATCATAGCTCCTTTT
Proteins encoded in this window:
- a CDS encoding MBL fold metallo-hydrolase; protein product: MIWLLSVLVLIAAYWLIFVQKKFGDNPSGKRLERILKSPNYKDNAFRNLTPTEMMLKDTSYTKLFFSFFFKPSTLKPARPLPSVKTDLKNLVVENPTIVWFGHSSYLIKSKGFNILVDPVLKGQASPVSFFAKPFPGSDVYSVHDMPPIDLVLLTHDHYDHLHYESVKYFSSRAKYFVTSLGVGSHLEAWGVPPEKITELDWWEKISISEGIEFTATPARHFSGRGFTRGKTIWSAFILKLNGSKLFLGGDSGYENHFKEIGKQFGPFDIALLECGQYGVNWPHIHMAPEETVMAAKDLGAKILMPVHWGKFELAMHPWDEPITRATKAAVEQNQPVTTPLIGEPVVLNLSYPNKQWWKSI
- the lpdA1 gene encoding dihydrolipoyl dehydrogenase, with product MQYNVTVIGSGPGGYVAAIRCAQLGFKTAIIEKYDTLGGTCLNVGCIPSKAMLDSTEHFHNAAHTFKEHGIDIPAPKVNLTQMVARKADVVKQNVDGIAFLMKKNKIDVHTGVGSFVDKNTIKITDKGGKETTITTDNVIIATGSKPTSLPFAPIDKKRIISSTEALELKEVPKHLIIVGGGVIGMELGSVYARIGSKVSVVEYLDSLIPTMDGTMGKELLKTAKKLGMEFYLGHKVTSLENKGKEVVLKAEAKNGGAALELKGDYCLVSVGRRPYTDGLGLDKVGIETVKGQIPVDDHLKTKVDNIYAIGDVIRGAMLAHKAEEEGVYVAERLAGQKPHVNYLLIPGVVYTWPEVASVGYTEEQLKEQGRAYKTGNFPYKALGRARASMDTDGLVKILADKNTDEILGVHIIGARAADMIAAGVVAMEYRASAEDVSRMSHAHPTYMEAVKEACLAATAGRPIHI